A genomic region of Solanum dulcamara chromosome 2, daSolDulc1.2, whole genome shotgun sequence contains the following coding sequences:
- the LOC129880424 gene encoding regulator of G-protein signaling 1, giving the protein MATCASKGGCPSDYVAFSAALVSMILLLLKATLPYMIHKIPRSKGSSFWLVAIQVIASLNLLLSIVMALNFLKFRKRHWWRSCYLWAVWIEGPLGFGLLLSCRITQIFQLYYIFVKRRLPPIRSYIFLLLILLPWIAVAAFIQLRKPLNDQCHLGTLCIILVMGLHALYVVALIAFAGALHHVEFRFHELKDLWRGILVSSASIGVWVAAYVVNEVREDISWLEIASRFLLLVMTSVLVLAFFSFSISQPLVSLMSLKKKDQKEYKTMSQALGIHDSGILLQRESTSILDPNEPLEKLLLNRRFHQSFMEFADSCLAGESVYFYDEVQHFDKIPIQDSVRRIYMARHIIEKYIAAGAPMEVNISHRIRQEILSTNDLSHTDLFKNALGELMQLMKLNLAKDYWSSMYFMKLEEDIRMRAVDLEMEHVSGWNFSPRLSSVHCSDDPFQHEHSPRNSGCHNHDSELR; this is encoded by the exons ATGGCAACTTGTGCTAGCAAAGGAGGGTGCCCAAGTGACTATGTAGCGTTTTCAGCTGCTCTAGTGTCCATGATCTT GCTTCTCCTGAAAGCGACATTACCTTACATGATTCACAAGATTCCTAGGTCCAAAGGCAGTAGCTTTTGGCTAGTAGCAATTCAAGTTATTGCAAGCTTAAATCTGTTGTTGTCCATAGTG ATGGCCCTTAATTTTCTGAAGTTCAGAAAGAGACATTGGTGGAGGTCTTGCTACCTTTGGGCAG TCTGGATTGAAGGTCCACTCGGATTTGGTTTGCTGTTGAGCTGTCGTATTACACAGATATTTCaactatattatatatttgtgaa GAGACGTCTGCCACCAATTAGAtcctatatttttcttttgctGATTCTCTTGCCGTGGATAGCtgttgctgcat TTATTCAACTAAGAAAGCCTCTAAATGACCAGTGCCACTTGGGGACTCTCTGTATCATCCTTGTTATGGGCCTTCATGCATTATATGTTGTAGCTTTGATTGCTTTTGCTGGGGCTTTGCATCATGTGGAATTCAGATTTCATGAACTCAAAGACCTTTGGAGAGGAATTCTTGTCTCTTCAGCTTCCATTG GAGTATGGGTGGCTGCTTATGTTGTGAATGAGGTTCGCGAGGATATATCATGGCTAGAAATTGCCTCTAGATTTTTGTTATTGGTTATG ACAAGTGTCCTTGTGCTGGCATTCTTctctttctcaatttctcaaccGCTTGTGTCACTTatgagcttgaagaagaaggatCAGAAGGAATACAAGACGATGAGTCAGGCATTAGGCATACATGATAGTGGGATCCTATTACAGAGGGAATCGACAAGCATTTTAGATCCCAATGAGCCTTTGGAAAAGCTCCTGCTGAACCGAAGGTTCCATCAGTCCTTCATGGAATTCGCAGACAG TTGTCTGGCTGGAGAGAGCGTGTATTTCTATGATGAAGTGCAGCATTTTGATAAAATTCCTATTCAGGATTCAGTTAGGAGAATTTACATGGCACGCCACATAATAGAGAAGTATATAGCTGCAG GAGCACCAATGGAGGTGAACATTTCTCACCGAATCCGGCAGGAAATTTTGAGTACTAATGATCTCTCCCACACTGATCTCTTCAAAAATGCTTTAGGTGAACTGATGCAGCTGATGAAACTG AATTTAGCAAAAGATTACTGGTCATCAATGTACTTCATGAAGCTGGAAGAGGATATCCGCATGAGAGCAGTTGATCTGGAGATGGAACATGTTAGTGGTTGGAATTTTTCCCCAAGATTGAGTTCTGTCCATTGCAGTGATGACCCTTTCCAGCATGAACATAGCCCCAGAAATTCTGGATGTCATAATCATGATTCAGAATTGCGATGA